A window from Candidatus Krumholzibacteriota bacterium encodes these proteins:
- a CDS encoding TldD/PmbA family protein, producing MFRRFVRNGCYRDCTDCWSEGTGNNMNVFPRAGEINDVLELATSNGAEFAELFFENRQTKSILLEDRRAEKILSGRDAGFGLRIVTSGSTAYGYSNVISAEEMMRLCRDVLDGVNGGKGDFVLHGKMKKGRAGKIEVPAEKVSLEDKVDIAFDADRIARGTSEEIAQVSVRYGESLQYVEIFNSKGVSVGDERRQILFNITVVASDGSDLQSAYRSVGGRKGYEFLSAELIEKLAREASAGAVRILKAPRVSGGIMKVVLGSEAGGTMVHEAIGHGLEGDSVAKEQSVYTGRMGKMVASELVSVVDDATLEGKRGSYIFDDEGQPALKTLLVDKGVLKGYMHSSQSAEKLGTSSTGNARRQSFRYRPIVRMSNTMIVPGEDDADSIISSVEDGLYVARMGGGQVDTSTGDFVFKVNEGYMIKKGKLGSPVRGATLIGNGPKILTQIDMVGDDPGFDIGSCGKDGQVVPVSDAQPTLRIPSITVGGEAQVR from the coding sequence TTGTTCCGGAGATTCGTGAGAAACGGCTGTTATAGGGATTGCACGGATTGTTGGTCTGAAGGGACTGGAAATAATATGAATGTGTTCCCTCGAGCGGGTGAAATAAACGACGTATTGGAACTGGCGACTTCAAACGGCGCTGAATTTGCCGAACTCTTTTTCGAAAACAGACAGACGAAATCTATACTTCTCGAAGACAGAAGAGCTGAAAAAATATTAAGCGGGAGGGATGCCGGCTTCGGCCTTAGAATTGTAACTTCCGGCAGTACCGCGTATGGATATTCCAATGTTATATCCGCTGAAGAGATGATGCGGTTATGCCGGGATGTCTTAGACGGCGTAAATGGCGGTAAAGGTGATTTTGTTCTTCACGGGAAAATGAAAAAGGGGCGGGCCGGCAAAATAGAAGTACCCGCTGAAAAAGTCTCTCTTGAAGATAAGGTTGATATTGCTTTTGACGCTGACAGAATTGCCAGGGGGACATCTGAAGAGATTGCGCAGGTAAGTGTGAGATACGGCGAAAGTCTTCAGTACGTTGAGATATTCAACAGTAAAGGTGTATCTGTCGGAGATGAACGCCGTCAGATACTGTTCAATATAACCGTTGTCGCTTCAGACGGTTCAGATCTGCAGTCCGCGTACAGGAGCGTCGGAGGGAGGAAAGGGTATGAGTTTCTTTCAGCCGAACTGATTGAGAAACTTGCCCGCGAAGCCTCAGCCGGAGCTGTCAGGATACTTAAAGCTCCCCGCGTAAGCGGCGGGATTATGAAAGTTGTTCTGGGCAGTGAAGCGGGCGGCACAATGGTTCACGAGGCAATCGGGCACGGGCTCGAAGGTGATTCAGTCGCAAAGGAGCAATCGGTTTACACGGGCAGAATGGGGAAGATGGTCGCTTCAGAGTTGGTAAGCGTTGTTGATGACGCTACTCTCGAAGGGAAAAGGGGGTCGTATATATTTGACGACGAGGGTCAGCCGGCGCTCAAGACACTTCTTGTGGATAAAGGTGTTTTGAAGGGGTATATGCACAGCAGTCAGTCAGCTGAAAAACTTGGAACATCTTCGACGGGAAACGCCAGAAGACAATCTTTCAGATACAGGCCGATTGTAAGGATGAGTAATACGATGATCGTTCCCGGCGAGGATGACGCTGATTCTATAATATCAAGTGTTGAAGACGGTTTATACGTTGCCCGTATGGGGGGCGGGCAGGTTGACACTTCAACCGGCGATTTTGTTTTCAAGGTTAATGAAGGATATATGATCAAGAAGGGTAAACTCGGCAGTCCCGTAAGAGGAGCGACTCTTATAGGAAATGGACCTAAGATACTGACTCAGATCGATATGGTAGGGGATGACCCAGGATTCGATATAGGTTCTTGCGGTAAAGACGGACAAGTTGTGCCCGTTTCAGACGCCCAGCCGACTCTGAGAATTCCATCTATTACGGTTGGGGGAGAGGCACAGGTGCGATGA
- a CDS encoding Rne/Rng family ribonuclease, translated as MGKQIKKEIVINYTNREVRIAILEDEELVEFLIEREDNRRTVGAIFLGKVSAVVPGIQAAFVNIGREKAAFLHASDVGTGSVDPDLIEDEDADFNESRNQKETPPIQSLLKKGDEIIVQIRKEAIGTKGPRISSQLSLPGRYAVLMPNLNHVGISKKTRDRRERHRLRQIARKCRPKGCAVIVRTVGKGVSENQLRDDIKQLEKKWKNIQKKIQKAKAPSLIHEDVDITVFAIRDQVSNDVDRITIDNRDEYSRLIAYLKSSAPNLSSKVKLYKKSIPIFDYFEIEREIKKTLERKIWFRKGGYLVIEHTEALVSIDVNTGRFTGKKNQEETIFETNMIAAKEIARQLRLRDIGGIIVVDFIDMEREQNRSKVYQEFKRMLKRGKSYARVSKISDLGLIEVSRKRVRPSLLHYYSDECPYCKGSGKILSIESMAMKIEHWVRRCGSKKIKGIQFRVNSMLGLFLREQKGEYINQLADKYNLEIEIIDDPRMQREDFRVLSRDGKRDLKAELV; from the coding sequence ATGGGAAAACAGATAAAAAAAGAAATAGTAATAAATTATACAAATAGAGAAGTTCGTATAGCTATACTAGAAGATGAAGAGCTTGTTGAATTTCTCATAGAACGGGAGGATAACCGCAGAACTGTAGGCGCGATATTTCTCGGAAAGGTCAGCGCTGTTGTTCCCGGTATTCAGGCGGCATTCGTTAATATCGGAAGGGAGAAAGCCGCCTTTCTTCACGCGAGTGACGTCGGCACGGGATCCGTGGATCCTGATCTGATTGAGGACGAGGACGCTGATTTCAACGAAAGCAGGAATCAGAAAGAGACACCCCCGATTCAGAGTCTATTGAAGAAGGGTGATGAAATAATTGTGCAGATACGCAAAGAAGCAATAGGAACTAAAGGTCCCCGAATATCTTCCCAGCTCTCACTGCCCGGACGTTACGCGGTACTCATGCCCAATCTCAATCATGTGGGAATAAGTAAAAAGACTAGAGATCGCCGTGAAAGACACAGGCTCAGACAGATAGCAAGGAAATGCCGTCCCAAAGGGTGCGCTGTTATAGTAAGAACCGTTGGAAAAGGTGTGAGCGAAAATCAACTCAGGGATGACATTAAACAACTGGAAAAGAAATGGAAGAATATTCAGAAGAAAATCCAGAAAGCCAAGGCGCCTTCTTTGATACATGAGGATGTTGATATTACTGTGTTTGCCATCAGAGATCAGGTGTCGAATGATGTTGACAGGATCACTATCGATAACAGGGATGAATACAGCAGGCTGATCGCCTATCTTAAGAGTTCAGCGCCTAACCTGTCTTCAAAGGTGAAGCTGTATAAAAAGAGTATACCTATTTTTGATTACTTCGAAATTGAAAGGGAAATCAAGAAGACTCTGGAAAGAAAGATATGGTTTCGCAAGGGTGGATATCTTGTTATAGAACATACAGAAGCGCTTGTCTCGATAGATGTGAATACCGGCCGCTTTACGGGAAAGAAGAATCAGGAAGAGACGATTTTTGAGACAAATATGATTGCGGCAAAAGAGATAGCAAGACAGCTGAGACTTCGTGATATCGGCGGAATCATAGTTGTCGATTTTATCGATATGGAAAGGGAACAGAACCGCAGCAAAGTTTATCAGGAGTTCAAGCGTATGCTCAAGAGGGGCAAATCGTACGCCAGGGTTTCGAAGATAAGCGATCTGGGGTTAATTGAAGTGAGCAGAAAAAGAGTCCGTCCAAGTCTTCTTCACTACTATAGCGATGAATGTCCATACTGTAAGGGGAGCGGGAAAATCCTGAGCATAGAATCTATGGCTATGAAGATCGAACACTGGGTAAGACGCTGTGGGTCAAAGAAGATAAAAGGGATTCAGTTTCGCGTAAATTCGATGCTTGGATTATTCCTCCGTGAACAGAAGGGTGAATATATCAATCAGCTCGCTGATAAATACAATTTAGAGATTGAGATTATAGATGATCCCAGAATGCAGAGGGAGGACTTCAGGGTCCTTTCAAGAGACGGCAAGAGAGATCTTAAGGCGGAGCTTGTATAG
- the rplU gene encoding 50S ribosomal protein L21 produces MYAVVNIAGKQIKVEKESNVHVPLIDMEVGSTVTCDDVLFYSDDDDIRVGKPYLDGIKVTAEILEHGRDDKIVVFKMKRRKKYRRKRGHHQRYTLLKIKDISA; encoded by the coding sequence GTGTACGCGGTTGTAAATATAGCGGGAAAACAGATAAAGGTTGAGAAGGAAAGTAATGTCCACGTTCCTCTTATAGATATGGAAGTGGGCAGCACTGTCACTTGCGATGACGTATTGTTCTATTCAGATGATGACGATATAAGAGTCGGCAAACCTTATCTGGACGGCATTAAAGTGACCGCGGAGATTCTAGAGCACGGCAGGGATGACAAAATCGTCGTGTTCAAGATGAAACGCAGAAAGAAGTACCGCAGGAAAAGAGGACATCATCAGCGATATACTCTTCTTAAAATAAAGGATATATCAGCATAA
- a CDS encoding TIGR03960 family B12-binding radical SAM protein, protein MSGKSLDPYFDGILPTVEKPSRYIGNELNFLSEGFTEGRFNILLAFPDVYEIGMSYQGIHTLYRRILQKRLAEVEFIFAPWPDMEKRLLDCDERLRSLQSGTPAGRFDLVGFSLTYELHYTNLLMMLRLAGIPFEASERTDKDPLVIAGGACCMNPLPVIKSMDAVFLGDGEESLLEAVELLKELKGSKAPREDRKEALSGIDGVYVEGYSSGAGARIYSLHSDDDKKFDPPYKLPGIVPSWKPLVPSSEIVHERLVIEVQRGCTRGCRFCQAGMLYRPCRERGIDGIVRAVIEGLDSSGWEEVSLLSLSTSDYSKLGELVEKLAPELRRRNVSLALPSLRPETITDKIVEALSLGKKSGFTIAPEAGTERLRRVINRDMSNGDIIGSCRRIIEGGWRTIKLYFMIGLPTETKADLDGIVDLINEILSLKKKGKFKLNVTVSPFVPKAHTPFQREKQCGTLEIAEKQEYLSSRLRDRRLNLRLRNPEVSVLEGILARGDSSLWPVLLRVVERGGRFEGWSDYFNFDIWKEELDEKGMNLHNLLSGIPSGNPLPWEKFRSPVKREFLIEERERGYEGMLTPDCREGLCTDCGVCDYLPGEGYDVSEKKQRSLNDTEKPESIENSKSAEDYLSLKTGGELDKADINADSENNQEAVFRYRFIFSKTGKARFISHREIVDVIRRAVRRTGLPVNLSKGFHPQIKLSIAPPLSVGMEGENEFFDIELKDRMDISPEVFHQLLPPGIEVKRCTGPFTKKKGKLPVESLFHYHLDFEALRFLMKDYRKDSKYLRQGFNMWYLLKESLSFPGDESVVNGCLADNPAECLLKRFEELFGRNEDIINRRGKTRSLEGCRAEFVGDDVIGLKLPAEGGAGVTPRDLLSVYLPDKFADLVRITRKGLYYIEGGKSYDPAELIEKR, encoded by the coding sequence ATGAGCGGCAAATCTCTTGATCCCTATTTTGACGGAATTCTTCCGACAGTAGAAAAACCGTCAAGATATATTGGAAATGAGCTGAACTTTCTCTCTGAGGGATTTACAGAAGGGAGATTCAACATCCTGCTGGCCTTTCCCGATGTTTATGAGATAGGAATGTCATATCAGGGGATCCACACCCTTTACAGGAGAATTCTTCAGAAGCGGCTGGCAGAAGTGGAGTTTATTTTCGCGCCGTGGCCCGATATGGAGAAGAGACTTTTAGACTGTGATGAACGGTTAAGGTCACTGCAGTCGGGAACGCCGGCGGGCAGATTTGATCTTGTCGGATTCTCACTGACGTATGAACTTCACTACACTAATCTTCTTATGATGCTGCGTTTGGCCGGCATACCCTTCGAAGCGTCTGAAAGAACGGATAAGGATCCGCTTGTTATTGCCGGCGGAGCATGCTGCATGAATCCTCTTCCGGTTATAAAGTCAATGGATGCCGTGTTTCTCGGCGACGGCGAAGAATCTCTGTTGGAAGCGGTTGAACTGCTGAAGGAACTGAAAGGTTCTAAAGCGCCGAGAGAAGACAGGAAAGAGGCGCTGTCAGGGATTGACGGGGTTTATGTTGAAGGCTATTCTTCAGGCGCCGGAGCAAGGATCTATTCTTTACACTCGGATGACGATAAGAAGTTTGATCCTCCTTATAAACTCCCGGGTATAGTTCCTTCCTGGAAGCCCCTTGTACCTTCGTCTGAGATAGTTCACGAGAGACTCGTAATCGAGGTTCAGAGAGGATGTACCAGGGGGTGCCGTTTCTGCCAGGCGGGGATGCTCTACAGGCCTTGCCGTGAAAGGGGCATCGACGGGATTGTCCGTGCTGTAATTGAAGGGCTGGACTCCAGCGGTTGGGAGGAAGTGTCGCTTCTCTCCCTTTCTACTTCCGATTATTCTAAACTCGGCGAGCTTGTTGAAAAGCTGGCTCCGGAGCTGCGCCGCAGGAATGTCTCGCTCGCTCTCCCCAGCCTTCGGCCGGAAACAATAACGGACAAGATAGTCGAAGCCCTTTCGCTGGGGAAGAAGTCGGGGTTTACAATTGCTCCCGAAGCGGGAACGGAACGGCTTAGAAGAGTTATAAACCGCGATATGAGTAATGGGGATATTATCGGCAGTTGCAGGAGAATAATCGAAGGAGGCTGGCGGACTATCAAGTTGTATTTTATGATAGGTCTTCCGACTGAGACTAAAGCGGATCTTGACGGAATTGTTGATTTGATAAATGAGATTCTCAGTCTGAAGAAAAAGGGAAAATTCAAGTTAAACGTGACAGTCTCACCTTTTGTTCCTAAAGCGCATACTCCGTTTCAAAGAGAAAAGCAGTGCGGTACCCTGGAGATCGCTGAGAAGCAAGAATACCTTTCGAGTCGTTTGAGAGACCGCCGTTTGAACCTGCGCCTGAGAAATCCCGAGGTCAGTGTGCTGGAAGGGATACTGGCGAGAGGAGATTCTTCCCTGTGGCCGGTCCTTCTCCGTGTAGTTGAGAGAGGAGGACGCTTTGAAGGGTGGAGCGATTACTTCAACTTCGACATATGGAAAGAAGAGCTCGATGAGAAGGGGATGAATCTACACAACCTCCTTTCCGGAATACCCTCCGGTAATCCTCTCCCATGGGAAAAATTCAGATCCCCCGTAAAAAGAGAGTTCCTTATCGAGGAGAGAGAAAGAGGGTATGAAGGGATGCTCACTCCGGATTGCAGGGAGGGGTTATGTACTGATTGCGGTGTGTGTGATTATCTGCCCGGTGAAGGGTATGATGTTTCGGAAAAAAAGCAGCGCAGCTTGAATGATACAGAGAAACCAGAGAGTATTGAAAATTCTAAATCTGCTGAAGATTATTTAAGCCTTAAGACCGGCGGGGAACTTGATAAAGCGGATATTAATGCGGATTCAGAGAACAATCAGGAGGCAGTTTTCCGTTACAGATTTATTTTCTCAAAGACCGGGAAGGCAAGATTTATATCACACCGGGAGATTGTAGATGTAATCCGGAGAGCCGTCAGGCGAACGGGACTTCCGGTCAATTTAAGCAAAGGTTTTCATCCTCAGATAAAACTTTCTATTGCGCCCCCTCTCTCTGTGGGAATGGAAGGCGAAAACGAGTTTTTCGATATCGAGCTGAAAGATAGAATGGATATATCTCCAGAGGTTTTTCATCAGCTTTTACCTCCGGGAATTGAAGTTAAACGGTGCACGGGACCTTTTACTAAGAAAAAGGGGAAGTTGCCGGTTGAATCGTTGTTTCATTATCATCTCGATTTTGAGGCTCTTCGTTTTCTGATGAAGGACTACAGAAAAGACAGTAAATATTTGCGTCAGGGGTTCAATATGTGGTATTTGTTAAAAGAGAGTTTGAGCTTCCCGGGTGATGAAAGCGTTGTTAACGGTTGTCTCGCGGATAACCCGGCAGAATGTCTGTTGAAGCGGTTCGAAGAGCTTTTTGGAAGGAATGAAGATATTATAAATAGAAGGGGGAAAACGCGATCTTTAGAGGGTTGCCGTGCGGAATTCGTGGGAGACGATGTTATCGGATTGAAATTGCCGGCTGAAGGAGGCGCCGGGGTAACTCCGCGGGATCTATTGAGCGTTTATCTGCCTGATAAGTTTGCTGATTTAGTAAGAATTACGAGAAAGGGATTATACTATATAGAGGGGGGAAAATCTTATGACCCCGCCGAGCTTATAGAAAAAAGGTAA
- the rpmA gene encoding 50S ribosomal protein L27, whose protein sequence is MAHKKGVGSSKNGRDSNAKSFGVKRFAGQEVNAGTILVRQRGTRIHPGTNVGKGRDNTLYALIDGRVEYERLSKKRKKVSIYVN, encoded by the coding sequence ATGGCGCATAAAAAAGGTGTTGGAAGTTCAAAAAACGGTAGAGACAGTAACGCGAAATCTTTTGGAGTAAAGAGATTCGCGGGCCAGGAAGTTAACGCGGGCACGATACTCGTCCGTCAGAGGGGCACGAGAATTCACCCCGGTACGAATGTGGGCAAGGGAAGGGACAATACCCTTTATGCTTTAATCGACGGCAGAGTAGAATACGAAAGATTGAGTAAGAAAAGAAAAAAGGTGAGTATATACGTAAATTAA
- the purF gene encoding amidophosphoribosyltransferase — MKEECAVFGILRNDEAAKLTYLGLYSLQHRGQESTGIITSDGREMFEHKSMGLVSKAFTGEILDGLKGDLAIGHNRYSTTGRTSLANAQPFMVNYKGGQIAIAHNGNIVNAAKLRKEMENNGSIFRSTMDSEIVLHLIAKSKKKTMDKILPDALRHVEGAYSIVFLLKDRIIAVRDPLGFRPLCLGTLGNSYIFASESCAFDLIGATYIREIAPGEMCVATEDGIESVNFAKPAATLSKCIFEFIYFSRPDSKVFGENVDKVRRKLGRKLSEEAPVDADIVISVPDSSNTIALGYANGSGIPYEIGLIRNHYVGRTFIQPEQSSRDWDVRIKFNPVRGVLKGKKVIVVDDSIVRGSTMKKLVYMLRQAGAAEIHLRIGAPMINYSCYFGIDTPTRKELIASSYSAEQIRSFLDADSLEYISLEGLKSCVNNPEDYCVACFNGDYPIGCSNCSGDS; from the coding sequence TTGAAAGAAGAATGCGCGGTGTTTGGAATACTCAGAAACGATGAGGCCGCGAAACTGACCTACCTCGGACTTTATTCACTTCAGCACAGGGGACAGGAAAGTACCGGAATCATTACTTCTGACGGCAGAGAAATGTTTGAACACAAATCGATGGGGCTTGTCTCTAAAGCTTTTACCGGTGAAATATTAGACGGCTTAAAAGGAGACCTCGCTATAGGGCATAATAGGTATTCGACCACGGGCCGGACAAGCCTGGCTAACGCCCAGCCCTTTATGGTTAATTACAAGGGGGGACAGATAGCGATAGCTCACAACGGGAATATAGTTAACGCGGCAAAGCTGAGAAAGGAAATGGAAAATAACGGCTCTATATTCAGAAGTACTATGGACAGCGAGATAGTTCTGCACCTGATCGCGAAAAGCAAAAAAAAGACTATGGATAAAATATTGCCCGATGCTCTCAGGCACGTCGAGGGTGCTTATTCAATAGTCTTTCTTCTCAAGGATAGGATAATAGCGGTGAGGGATCCGCTCGGGTTCAGGCCTCTTTGCCTGGGAACACTTGGAAACTCCTATATATTTGCTTCCGAAAGCTGCGCTTTCGATCTCATCGGGGCGACATATATACGTGAAATAGCCCCGGGTGAAATGTGCGTCGCGACTGAAGACGGGATCGAGTCTGTTAATTTTGCAAAACCGGCCGCCACTCTCTCTAAATGCATCTTTGAATTTATTTATTTCTCAAGGCCGGACAGCAAAGTCTTCGGCGAAAATGTCGATAAGGTCAGGAGGAAACTTGGACGCAAGTTGAGTGAAGAGGCGCCGGTCGACGCCGATATAGTAATTTCCGTTCCCGATTCGAGTAATACGATAGCTCTCGGCTACGCGAATGGATCCGGCATTCCTTATGAGATAGGTTTGATCCGCAATCACTATGTAGGGCGGACTTTTATTCAGCCCGAACAGAGTTCGAGGGATTGGGATGTGCGTATTAAGTTCAATCCGGTCAGAGGTGTTCTAAAGGGTAAAAAGGTTATTGTAGTGGATGATTCGATCGTTCGCGGATCTACAATGAAGAAACTCGTATATATGCTGCGCCAGGCTGGAGCGGCCGAAATTCACTTAAGGATTGGGGCTCCCATGATAAATTATTCGTGCTATTTCGGTATAGATACACCAACGAGAAAAGAGCTGATTGCTTCTTCCTATTCGGCAGAGCAGATCAGGTCATTTCTCGACGCGGACAGCCTTGAATATATTTCCCTGGAAGGATTAAAGAGTTGTGTAAACAATCCGGAGGATTATTGCGTGGCCTGTTTCAATGGTGATTATCCAATTGGCTGTAGTAATTGTTCCGGAGATTCGTGA
- the purQ gene encoding phosphoribosylformylglycinamidine synthase I produces MPDNFNGKVAVIQFPGVNCEPETVRAARDAGLEAEIFRWNMSPGLLSEAAAVILPGGFSYQDRVRAGAVAAKDRIMDKLSDLAEKGKPVLGICNGAQVLVEAGFIPGLHWERIDLALAPNVMSDREGYYCNWIYLRVEENNCVWTGEYREGEIIPMPIAHAEGRFITRDKNIIDDIRRNNQIVLRYCGEAGRLDSSFPVNPNGSIENAAGICNPEGNVLAMMPHPERASWLRQVPEDISGKWRAKRRRSCLKPEKMENEGPGFGFFASIIKEISG; encoded by the coding sequence GTGCCGGATAATTTTAATGGGAAAGTGGCTGTTATTCAGTTTCCGGGGGTAAACTGTGAGCCTGAAACTGTAAGAGCCGCGCGGGACGCCGGATTGGAGGCGGAAATATTCCGTTGGAATATGTCTCCCGGGCTTCTAAGTGAAGCGGCTGCTGTTATTCTGCCGGGCGGCTTTTCATACCAGGACAGGGTGAGAGCGGGAGCGGTTGCTGCTAAGGATAGGATTATGGACAAATTGAGTGATCTCGCGGAAAAGGGCAAACCAGTTCTCGGTATATGCAACGGAGCTCAGGTGTTGGTCGAAGCTGGTTTTATTCCGGGTCTTCACTGGGAAAGGATTGATCTCGCGCTTGCTCCTAATGTTATGAGTGACAGGGAAGGGTATTACTGTAACTGGATCTATCTCAGGGTCGAGGAGAATAATTGTGTGTGGACGGGTGAATATAGAGAAGGAGAGATCATTCCCATGCCGATTGCCCACGCTGAGGGACGCTTTATAACAAGGGATAAAAATATTATCGATGATATCCGCAGGAACAATCAGATAGTGCTTCGCTACTGCGGTGAAGCGGGCCGGTTGGACTCTTCTTTCCCGGTAAACCCGAATGGTTCTATTGAAAACGCGGCCGGAATATGTAACCCGGAAGGAAACGTGCTGGCCATGATGCCTCATCCTGAAAGAGCCTCGTGGCTGAGACAGGTGCCTGAAGATATTTCCGGAAAATGGAGAGCGAAACGCAGGAGATCATGCTTAAAGCCGGAGAAGATGGAGAATGAAGGGCCCGGGTTCGGGTTTTTTGCCTCGATCATTAAAGAAATATCGGGCTGA